From the genome of Brienomyrus brachyistius isolate T26 chromosome 8, BBRACH_0.4, whole genome shotgun sequence, one region includes:
- the iars1 gene encoding isoleucine--tRNA ligase, cytoplasmic — MVEQVPESINFTAEEEKILQFWKDHDCFQECLKQSKNRPKYTFYDGPPFATGLPHYGHILAGTIKDIVTRFAHQSGFHVDRRFGWDCHGLPVEYEIDKSLGIKGPEDVAKMGIAEYNKQCRNIVMRYSKEWEVSVTRMGRWIDFKNDYKTLYPWFMETVWWVFRQLYDTGLVYRGVKVMPFSTACSTPLSNFESHQNYKEVQDPSVIVNFPLEGDESVCLVAWTTTPWTLPSNLALCVNAEFQYVKVKDNASGKVYILMEARLPALYKSEADYTVLDKFPGKVLKGKRYKPLFDYFISCKEQGAFSVVTDNYVREEEGTGVVHQAPYFGADDYRVCTEYGIIRRDDPPICPVDPSGSFTSEVPHFAGQYVKDADKNIIKYLKENGRLVTSGSYKHSYPFCWRSDTPLIYKAVPSWFVRVEQMVDKLLDNNGKCYWVPEFVREKRFGNWLRDARDWAISRNRYWGTPMPLWVSDDYEEVVCVGSIEELVELTGAEVTDLHRESIDHLTIPSRCGKGHLRRVPEVFDCWFESGSMPYAQVHYPFENRREFEDAFPADFIAEGIDQTRGWFYTLLVLSTALFGKPPFKNVIVNGLVLASDGQKMSKRKKNYPDPGVIVNTYGADALRLYLINSPVVRAENLRFKEEGVRDVLKDVFLPWYNAYRFLVQNVQRLQKEDGILFLYNEHTAQPSENIMDKWIQSFTESLVQFFKAEMDAYRLYTVVPRLVKFVDMLTNWYVRMNRKRLKGESGTDDCTRALETLFSVLFSMCRLMAPFTPFITEMFYQNLKHLIDPASVEEKDACSIHYLMLPQVRETLIDKHMESVVSQMQSVIELGRVIRDRKTLPIKYPLKEVVVIHQDPEALKDIQALQQYVLEELNVRQLTISTDKDKYGIRLRAEPDHMVLGKRLKGGFKSVMAAIKELKSAELERFQKTGTIVVDGHELHEEDLRLMYTFDQTSGTQYEAHSDAQVLVLLDVTPDQSMVDEGVAREVINRIQKLRKKGHLVPSDEITVHYSCEPAGEYLDKVIQMHADFILSTIKAPLKSSPVTSTANVIVEEKTQLKGSDLSLTIVKGASAPSSPSGPACAFVNLKLKLDGKEQEGVVLLENPKGDNVLDMTRLKKVCCSIFNVSGTHLSIFNGKTELASKANLLSLRGQTLWVTSGATPPASSSTDPIICPYVNLQLLNCRPAECQSGLVGTLLLANPADQNGLTYAGLLRETAKVFGLRSRRLRLYLDECATEEICDDISLKTLNMKTLYVRVLPTTAEA; from the exons ACCCGAGGACGTGGCCAAAATGGGAATCGCCGAGTACAATAAGCAGTGTCGAAACATTGTGATGAGGTACTCCAAGGAGTGGGAG GTgtctgtgaccagaatggggcGATGGATTGATTTTAAGAACGACTACAAGACTCTTTACCCTTGGTTCATGGAAACTGTTTG GTGGGTTTTCCGGCAGCTGTACGACACGGGCCTGGTCTACCGCGGGGTGAAAGTCATGCCTTTCTCTACTGCCTGCAGCACCCCGCTATCCAACTTCGAGTCGCACCAGAACTACAAG GAAGTCCAGGACCCCTCTGTGATTGTAAACTTCCCATTGGAGGGTGATGAGAGTGTGTGTCTGGTTGCCTGGACGACCACCCCCTGGACCCTCCCTAGCAACCTGGCCCTGTGTGTTAACGCCGAGTTCCAGTATgtcaaggtcaaag ATAACGCCAGCGGGAAGGTCTACATCCTGATGGAGGCTCGCCTACCAGCCCTTTACAAATCCGAGGCTGATTACACCGTTCTGGACAA ATTCCCTGGGAAGGTCCTGAAAGGGAAGAGGTACAAGCCACTGTTTGACTACTTCATCAGT TGCAAGGAGCAAGGCGCCTTCTCCGTCGTCACGGACAACTATGTCCGAGAGGAGGAGGGCACAGGCGTGGTCCACCAAGCACCGTACTTCGGAGCG GATGATTACAGGGTCTGCACAGAGTATGGAATCATCCGGAGAGATGACCCCCCCATCTGTCCTGTGGATCCCTCGGGCAGTTTTACCTCAGAAGTGCCGCATTTTGCCGGACAGTATGTGAAG GATGCGGACAAGAACATTATCAAGTACCTGAAGGAGAATGGCCGCCTGGTCACCTCTGGCTCCTATAAGCACAGCTACCCCTTCTGCTGGAG GTCTGATACTCCGCTAATCTACAAGGCTGTGCCAAGCTGGTTTGTGCGAGTGGAACAAATGGTGGACAAACTGCTGGACAACAACGGCAAATGCTACTG GGTGCCGGAATTTGTGAGGGAGAAGCGCTTTGGTAACTGGCTGAGGGACGCCCGCGATTGGGCCATCTCCCGCAACCGGTACTGGGGGACACCCATGCCGCTGTGGGTCAGTGATGACTATGAGGAG GTGGTTTGCGTGGGGTCAATAGAAGAGCTGGTTGAGCTCACTGGAGCGGAAGTAACCGATCTTCACCGGGAGAG CATCGACCACCTGACCATCCCGTCTCGCTGTGGGAAGGGTCACCTGCGCCGGGTGCCGGAAGTGTTCGACTGCTGGTTCGAGAGTGGGAGCATGCCCTACGCCCAGGTGCACTACCCCTTCGAAAACCGCAGGGAGTTTGAAGACGCCTTTCCCGCTGACTTCATCGCAGAGGGCATCGACCAGACCAGGGGGTG gttTTACACGCTGTTGGTGCTCTCAACAGCACTTTTTGGCAAGCCCCCGTTCAAAAACGTGATTGTGAATGGGTTGGTCTTGGCCAG TGATGGACAGAAGATGAGCAAACGGAAGAAGAATTACCCCGACCCTGGGGTGATAGTCAACACCTATGGAGCTGATGCCCTTAG GCTCTACCTCATCAACTCTCCGGTAGTGCGGGCTGAGAACCTGCGCTTCAAGGAGGAAGGAGTGCGAGACGTGCTGAAGGATGTCTTCTTGCCATGGTACAACGCCTACCGCTTCCTGGTGCAAAACGTCCAGCGGCTACAGAAG GAGGACGGCATTCTGTTCCTGTACAATGAACACACAGCCCAGCCAAGTGAAAACATAATGGACAAATGGATCCAATCCTTCACAGAGTCGCTTGTTCAGTTCTTTAAGGCTGAAATGGATG CTTACAGACTGTACACCGTTGTGCCAAGACTTGTCAAGTTTGTTGACATGCTCACCAACTGGTACGTGAGGATGAACCGGAAGAGGCTGAAG GGCGAGAGCGGGACGGATGACTGCACGCGGGCCCTGGAGACCCTGTTTTCCGTGCTCTTCTCCATGTGCAGGTTGATG GCTCCCTTTACACCTTTCATTACCGAGATGTTCTATCAGAACCTGAAGCACCTGATCGATCCAGCATCTGTGGAGGAGAAGGATGCTTGCAGCATCCACTATCTCATGCTTCCGCAAGTTCG GGAGACGTTGATAGACAAGCACATGGAGAGCGTGGTGTCCCAAATGCAGTCGGTCATCGAGCTGGGCCGCGTCATCCGCGATAGGAAGACTCTCCCAATAAAG TATCCCCTGAAGGAGGTGGTGGTGATCCATCAGGACCCAGAGGCTCTGAAAGACATCCAGGCCCTGCAGCAGTATGTTCTGGAG GAGCTTAACGTCCGGCAGCTCACCATATCGACTGACAAAGACAAATATGGTATCAGGTTGAGGGCGGAGCCTGATCACATGGTGCTGGGCAAACGCCTGAAGGGGGGCTTTAAGTCTGTCATGGCGGCCATCAAGGAGCTGAAGAGCGCCGAGCTGGAGCGCTTCCAGAAAACAG GTACTATCGTGGTGGACGGGCACGAGCTTCACGAGGAAGACCTCAGATTGATGTACACGTTCGACCAGACCTCTGGAACGCAGTACGAAGCGCACTCTGACGCACAG GTCCTCGTTTTACTTGATGTCACCCCCGATCAGTCTATGGTGGATGAAGGAGTGGCCCGCGAAGTCATTAATCGCATCCAGAAGTTGCGTAAAAAG GGTCACCTGGTTCCTTCTGATGAAATAACGGTGCACTATAGCTGCGAGCCTGCTGGTGAGTATCTGGACAAGGTCATCCAGATGCACGCGGACTTCATTCTGTCCACCATCAAGGCTCCTCTCAAATCATCCCCTGTGACCAGCACGGCAAATGTGATCGTGGAAGAGAAGACTCAG CTGAAGGGCTCGGACTTGAGCCTGACCATTGTGAAGGGAGCGTCCGCCCCCAGTTCCCCTTCAGGTCCTGCCTGTGCCTTCGTCAACCTGAAGCTGAAGCTGGATGGCAAAGAACAGG AGGGTGTGGTCCTACTGGAGAACCCCAAAGGTGACAACGTGCTGGACATGACGCGCCTGAAGAAGGTTTGCTGTAGCATCTTTAACGTCTCAGGCACCCACCTTTCCATCTTCAACGGGAAGACAG AACTAGCCAGTAAAGCTAACCTCCTCAGCCTTCGTGGACAGACACTTTGGGTGACATCAGGGGCCACCCCCCCTGCTTCTTCAAGCACTGACCCCATCATCTGCCCCTACGTCAATTTGCAATTGCTCAACTGCCGACCTGCTG AATGCCAGTCCGGGTTGGTGGGAACTCTGCTGCTGGCGAACCCGGCGGACCAGAACGGACTGACGTACGCCGGGCTGCTTCGTGAGACCGCCAAGGTGTTTGGGCTTCGGAGTCGGAGACTCCGGCTGTACCTGGACGAGTGCGCTACCGAAG AAATCTGCGACGACATCTCACTGAAGACATTAAACATGAAGACGTTGTACGTTCGAGTTCTACCCACAACGGCAGAAGcttaa